The Hyalangium gracile genome contains a region encoding:
- the tssM gene encoding type VI secretion system membrane subunit TssM: MLLYTIALLVLGLIWGGTYYFHLPVMTGLIATGVTLFLTLMVALVRRWRARTRKKKEKAAETPPEAPAPEPAKPARAELPSAIQAMQAEFARAASALKTSKLSRGGRDALSVLPWYLVMGPPDSGKSTALKNSGLKFPYLSNRGGAGGRSVGQTRHCDWWLTNEAVFLDAAGRYVTGEEDREEWGAFLDTLGKYRPQRPLNGLIVAVSVNELMGADPQAAGELGQRIRERIDELTSRLRIVVPIYVMITKCDLLTGFVEMFSDLPRSERGQIWGFTVPMATQPEAPTELLLKRFDEMTAILEQRSVRRIGQERRLETRERIYQFPQRFDQLRKNLSEFIQPLFLENVFQDTPVMRGVYFSSGTQEVRPLEQRQQAVPGDSLLSASRPATETVTEGRSFFIWDVFTKVMFQDQKLAVRSSMEEIRQRKRRYTLAGACLAITMALLVLPTLSFLNNREMLHAVRDSIVSVKLETNDDITRIQELSPLQLHLAQLNRHRVEGVPFWLRLGLYKGDRLFTLAQSFYNSQLKWLLLGRQHDRIKQSLELFAENQDRPDWKPSNDSYGKHFDDLKMYLLITHPRTSREPQLDESQQSWLVKQMIKHWEDIRGRGGEVSLEQAITRHAQTYIAMLAADPEQMAFPRDERVMVSSRRALNRVPLATLELERIVEQANREYVGVSLGDAVGAVPFMRATKRVRGAFTRVAWEDWIRARMDSAFQGSESWVLNRDSRENEEANRAELRTRYYQQYVQEWTDFLYSVSVEEPKDWNQTELLLESLTRGKPPPIGKLFRTLAYNVHLESPKASAGGTLSRVISLFDKKPTAQAAQGSPLIDRSTSTGDTEIAPLDVEKHFSPLLAFITKVTETDDKEEKLTQLDFYQDQLELVMATLREVRDKPNEAGVLLEKIASTRANVELLIKSQEGGHAVFERILLPPLRQVRVVVSRDVSEKKSQKWCDEIFSPFMSLMARRYPFNKDSLMDAPLPELTQFLHPSNGLVRKFVQAQLAGEVLPDGRRWEFAVKSSSGSGMYKEELLTYLERVNALATTLFPGDTVDPLVRFTVRLRPGSSGDSSPSDIATIALTVDGSEELYRNGPDDRWRAMTWPGPAGKLGAHLRVVDTAGDTADLDAPGEWGLFRLLERAKKIDPSPDGRFFTATWEIPDLNNAQVSIDIRPERLANPFFGTSGNNSSKLFQIFRDPRLLPPAGIAQVVQGCPPPIATAKSSP, encoded by the coding sequence ATGCTGCTCTACACCATCGCCTTGCTCGTGCTGGGCCTCATCTGGGGAGGGACCTACTACTTCCACCTGCCCGTCATGACGGGGCTGATCGCCACGGGCGTGACGCTCTTCCTCACCCTGATGGTGGCGCTGGTGCGCCGCTGGCGCGCCCGTACCCGGAAGAAGAAGGAGAAGGCGGCCGAGACGCCGCCCGAGGCCCCGGCCCCGGAGCCCGCGAAGCCAGCCCGCGCCGAGCTTCCCTCCGCCATCCAGGCCATGCAGGCCGAGTTCGCGCGAGCCGCCTCGGCCCTGAAGACCTCCAAGCTGTCCCGCGGCGGCCGCGATGCCCTCTCCGTCCTGCCCTGGTACCTCGTCATGGGGCCGCCCGACTCGGGCAAGAGCACCGCGCTGAAGAACTCGGGGCTGAAGTTCCCCTACCTCTCCAATCGGGGAGGCGCGGGAGGCCGCAGCGTGGGCCAGACGCGGCACTGTGACTGGTGGCTCACCAACGAGGCCGTGTTCCTCGACGCGGCGGGCCGCTATGTCACGGGCGAGGAAGACCGCGAGGAGTGGGGCGCCTTCCTCGACACCCTGGGCAAGTACCGGCCTCAGCGTCCCCTCAACGGGCTCATCGTCGCGGTGAGCGTGAACGAGCTCATGGGCGCGGATCCGCAGGCCGCGGGTGAGCTCGGGCAGCGCATCCGCGAGCGCATCGACGAGCTCACCTCCCGGCTGCGCATCGTGGTGCCCATCTACGTGATGATCACCAAGTGCGATCTGCTCACCGGGTTCGTGGAGATGTTCTCCGACCTGCCCCGGTCCGAGCGCGGGCAGATCTGGGGCTTCACCGTCCCCATGGCCACCCAGCCCGAGGCGCCGACCGAGCTGCTGCTCAAGCGCTTCGACGAGATGACCGCCATCCTCGAGCAGCGCTCCGTGCGCCGCATCGGCCAGGAGCGCCGGCTGGAGACGCGCGAGCGCATCTACCAGTTCCCGCAGCGCTTCGACCAGCTCCGCAAGAACCTCTCGGAGTTCATCCAGCCGCTCTTCCTGGAGAACGTCTTCCAGGACACGCCGGTGATGCGCGGCGTCTACTTCAGCAGCGGCACCCAGGAGGTGCGTCCGCTCGAGCAGCGCCAGCAGGCGGTGCCGGGTGACTCGCTGCTCTCGGCCTCCCGCCCCGCCACGGAGACCGTGACGGAGGGCCGCAGCTTCTTCATCTGGGACGTGTTCACCAAGGTCATGTTCCAGGACCAGAAGCTCGCCGTCCGCAGCTCGATGGAGGAGATCCGCCAGCGCAAGCGCCGCTACACCCTGGCCGGAGCCTGCCTGGCCATCACCATGGCGCTGCTGGTGCTGCCCACCCTCTCCTTCCTCAACAACCGGGAGATGCTCCACGCGGTCCGCGACAGCATCGTCTCGGTGAAGCTGGAGACCAATGATGACATCACCCGGATCCAGGAGCTGAGCCCGCTGCAGCTGCACCTGGCGCAGCTGAACCGGCACCGGGTGGAGGGCGTTCCGTTCTGGCTGCGGCTGGGGCTGTACAAGGGTGATCGGCTCTTCACGCTCGCGCAGAGCTTCTACAACAGCCAGCTCAAGTGGCTGCTCCTCGGGCGCCAGCACGACCGCATCAAGCAGAGCCTGGAGCTGTTCGCCGAGAACCAGGATCGCCCGGACTGGAAGCCCAGCAACGACTCCTACGGCAAGCACTTCGACGACCTGAAGATGTACCTGCTCATCACCCACCCGCGCACCTCGCGCGAGCCGCAGCTCGATGAGTCCCAGCAGTCCTGGCTCGTCAAGCAGATGATCAAGCACTGGGAGGACATTCGCGGCAGGGGCGGAGAGGTGAGCCTCGAGCAGGCCATCACCCGGCACGCGCAGACCTACATCGCCATGCTGGCCGCGGACCCCGAGCAGATGGCCTTCCCGCGAGACGAGCGCGTGATGGTCTCCTCGCGCCGAGCGCTGAACCGGGTACCGCTGGCGACCCTGGAGCTGGAGCGCATCGTCGAGCAGGCCAACCGTGAATACGTCGGTGTGTCGCTGGGGGATGCCGTCGGCGCCGTGCCCTTCATGCGCGCCACCAAGCGGGTGCGTGGTGCCTTCACCCGGGTGGCCTGGGAGGACTGGATCCGCGCCAGGATGGACTCCGCCTTCCAGGGCTCCGAGTCCTGGGTGCTCAACCGCGACTCCAGGGAGAACGAGGAGGCCAACCGCGCGGAGCTCCGCACGCGCTACTACCAGCAGTACGTGCAGGAATGGACGGACTTCCTCTACTCCGTCAGCGTCGAGGAGCCCAAGGACTGGAACCAGACCGAGCTCCTCCTGGAGAGCCTCACGCGGGGAAAGCCGCCCCCCATCGGCAAGCTCTTCCGCACGCTCGCGTACAACGTCCACCTGGAGTCCCCCAAGGCGAGCGCCGGCGGCACGCTGAGCCGCGTCATCTCTCTCTTCGACAAGAAGCCCACCGCGCAGGCCGCCCAGGGCAGCCCTCTCATCGATCGCAGCACGTCCACCGGCGACACCGAGATCGCGCCGCTCGACGTGGAGAAGCACTTCAGCCCCCTCCTGGCGTTCATCACCAAGGTCACGGAGACCGATGACAAGGAGGAGAAGCTGACGCAGCTCGACTTCTACCAGGACCAGCTCGAGCTGGTGATGGCCACGCTGCGCGAGGTGCGCGACAAGCCCAACGAGGCGGGTGTGCTCCTCGAGAAGATCGCGTCGACCCGCGCCAACGTCGAGCTCCTCATCAAGAGCCAGGAGGGAGGCCACGCCGTCTTCGAGCGGATCCTCCTCCCGCCGCTCCGGCAGGTCCGAGTCGTCGTCTCCCGCGACGTCTCCGAGAAGAAGAGCCAGAAGTGGTGTGACGAGATCTTCAGCCCGTTCATGTCCCTGATGGCCCGCCGCTATCCCTTCAACAAGGACTCGCTGATGGACGCGCCCCTGCCCGAGCTCACCCAGTTCCTCCACCCGTCCAATGGCCTGGTGAGGAAGTTCGTGCAGGCCCAGCTCGCGGGAGAGGTGCTCCCCGACGGCAGGCGCTGGGAGTTCGCGGTGAAGTCCTCCAGCGGCTCGGGCATGTACAAGGAGGAGCTGCTCACGTACCTGGAGCGCGTCAACGCCCTGGCGACGACGCTCTTCCCTGGCGACACGGTGGATCCGCTCGTCCGCTTCACCGTCCGGCTGCGCCCGGGCAGCTCCGGGGACTCCTCACCCTCGGACATCGCCACCATCGCCCTGACCGTGGATGGCTCCGAGGAGCTCTATCGCAATGGACCGGACGACCGGTGGAGGGCCATGACCTGGCCCGGGCCGGCCGGCAAGCTCGGCGCGCACCTGCGCGTGGTGGACACCGCGGGCGACACCGCGGACCTCGACGCGCCGGGTGAGTGGGGGCTCTTCCGACTCCTCGAGCGCGCCAAGAAGATCGACCCCAGCCCGGATGGGCGCTTCTTCACGGCCACCTGGGAGATCCCCGACCTGAACAACGCCCAGGTCTCCATCGACATCCGCCCGGAGCGACTCGCCAACCCCTTCTTCGGTACCTCGGGCAACAACTCCTCCAAGCTGTTCCAGATCTTCCGAGACCCTCGACTGCTCCCTCCCGCCGGCATCGCCCAGGTGGTCCAGGGCTGTCCGCCGCCCATCGCCACCGCCAAGTCCTCTCCCTGA
- a CDS encoding DotU family type IV/VI secretion system protein, with protein sequence MDRVNEATKDCFDTVIRLRQAEAADVPPPEVLNHRLRGVIDEVLRRAAVLGFSHQDAQDMGYALVALMDEIVLNKPEPYRQFWMGNLLQLHYFNETVAGESFFNRVNAIRKDPHRAEVLRVYYLCLLFGFQGRYRIRGGELELMSLIDAVQKDLERAQPFDFDVLAPHGERPVENLALARRRLSLTSAAVVAMGAALLFYGGLYFALDRTASTMLHDIELHMATIAKEAR encoded by the coding sequence ATGGACCGAGTCAACGAAGCCACCAAGGACTGCTTCGACACCGTCATCCGGCTCCGCCAGGCGGAGGCGGCGGATGTGCCTCCTCCCGAGGTGCTGAACCATCGCCTCCGAGGCGTCATCGACGAGGTGCTCCGCCGCGCGGCCGTCCTGGGCTTCAGCCACCAGGACGCGCAGGACATGGGCTACGCCCTGGTGGCCCTCATGGACGAGATCGTCCTCAACAAGCCCGAGCCGTATCGACAGTTCTGGATGGGCAACCTGCTGCAGCTCCACTACTTCAACGAGACCGTCGCCGGAGAGAGCTTCTTCAACCGCGTCAACGCCATCCGCAAGGATCCGCACCGCGCGGAGGTACTTCGCGTCTACTACCTCTGTCTCCTGTTCGGCTTCCAGGGCCGCTACCGCATCCGCGGCGGTGAGCTGGAGCTGATGAGCCTCATCGATGCCGTCCAGAAGGACCTCGAGCGGGCTCAGCCCTTCGACTTCGATGTGCTCGCTCCGCACGGCGAGCGCCCCGTGGAGAACCTCGCGCTGGCCAGGCGTCGGCTCTCGCTGACCTCGGCCGCCGTCGTGGCGATGGGCGCGGCGCTCCTCTTCTACGGAGGGCTCTACTTCGCCCTCGATCGGACCGCCTCCACCATGCTGCACGACATCGAGCTCCACATGGCCACGATCGCGAAGGAGGCACGGTAA
- the tssK gene encoding type VI secretion system baseplate subunit TssK encodes MKAPQRIIWSEGMFMSPHHLQQLDLYHETLVETRLGSVCLYPWGVASMQLDMEALRAGQISLLEFTGILPDGLPVAFEAGHEESPAARPVEGHFRPTQQLLELYLGIPKERSDVESYGAAGKLGANPRFTPRSRPVGDLHAATSVVQIAFAQRNVKLLFGDEPRDDFDSMKIAELTRDKSGSLVLVDNYIPPCLRISSSPFIMNELRSLLRILVAKQRQIASRRRHRDASSLEFTASDVTLFLELHALNGIIPFLSHAIEAGNMRPHDLYLMLSRLGGQLCTFSADADPAAMPPFQFTNLRVTFEELFRRLLQLLRAVALEQCLTVPMELGSDGLYRAKLEDERIERCGQFLLMVRSELPEQVVADQLPKLSKLGSWSEIQGLVQATTPGVPLQVTYRPPPEVPVRPGASYFSLSPQDGGWRTVLREHAVALYLPHPFNSANTSIELLAVPTVGR; translated from the coding sequence ATGAAGGCCCCGCAGCGCATCATCTGGTCGGAGGGGATGTTCATGAGTCCCCACCACCTCCAGCAGCTGGATCTGTATCACGAGACCTTGGTGGAGACCCGACTGGGCTCGGTGTGTCTCTATCCCTGGGGTGTGGCGTCCATGCAGCTCGACATGGAGGCCCTGCGCGCCGGTCAGATCAGCCTCCTGGAGTTCACGGGCATCCTGCCTGACGGGCTGCCCGTCGCCTTCGAGGCGGGGCATGAGGAGTCACCCGCGGCCCGCCCTGTCGAAGGCCACTTCCGCCCCACGCAGCAGTTGCTGGAGCTCTACCTGGGCATCCCCAAGGAGCGCAGCGACGTCGAGAGCTACGGCGCCGCGGGCAAGCTGGGGGCCAACCCTCGCTTCACGCCCCGCAGCCGCCCGGTGGGGGATCTCCACGCCGCCACCTCCGTGGTGCAGATCGCCTTCGCCCAGCGCAACGTGAAGCTCCTGTTCGGCGACGAGCCTCGGGACGACTTCGACTCCATGAAGATCGCCGAGCTCACCCGGGACAAGTCGGGGAGCCTGGTGCTCGTCGACAACTACATCCCGCCCTGCCTGCGCATCAGCTCCTCCCCGTTCATCATGAACGAGCTGCGCTCCCTGCTGCGGATCCTCGTCGCCAAGCAGCGGCAGATCGCCTCCCGGCGACGACACCGGGACGCCTCCTCGCTCGAGTTCACCGCCTCGGACGTCACGCTGTTCCTGGAGCTGCACGCCCTCAACGGCATCATCCCGTTCCTCTCCCACGCCATCGAGGCGGGCAACATGCGCCCGCACGATCTGTACCTGATGCTGAGCCGGCTCGGAGGGCAGCTCTGCACCTTCTCCGCGGACGCCGATCCGGCCGCCATGCCGCCCTTCCAGTTCACCAACCTGCGCGTCACCTTCGAGGAGCTGTTCCGGCGGCTGCTCCAGCTGCTGCGAGCGGTGGCGCTGGAGCAGTGCCTCACCGTCCCCATGGAGCTGGGCTCCGACGGGCTCTATCGGGCGAAGCTCGAGGACGAGCGGATCGAGCGCTGTGGACAGTTCCTCCTCATGGTGCGCAGCGAGCTGCCGGAGCAGGTCGTCGCCGATCAGCTCCCCAAGCTCTCGAAGCTCGGGAGCTGGTCGGAGATCCAGGGGCTCGTCCAGGCCACCACGCCGGGGGTCCCGCTGCAGGTCACCTACCGACCGCCTCCCGAAGTGCCCGTCCGCCCGGGCGCCTCCTACTTCTCCCTCTCTCCGCAGGACGGAGGCTGGAGAACGGTGCTGCGTGAGCACGCCGTCGCCCTCTACCTCCCGCACCCCTTCAACTCCGCCAACACCTCCATCGAGCTGCTCGCGGTGCCCACCGTGGGCCGCTGA
- the tssJ gene encoding type VI secretion system lipoprotein TssJ, whose amino-acid sequence MRLTTACAVLALPGCATSKAATCDTPPPFFARLDAAADGVNPDAQGRSLPTVVQLLQIKDSVKLERASFQKLWTEPKVILGEDLLLSAELVAAPGRETGQWVQRDPKARFVAAIGLFRQPLGYSWLAVAKLPPVPSSQCEEQPAGERGATPSPEDTQLRFKLQGYQIDYLRPSRRTP is encoded by the coding sequence GTGAGGCTCACGACCGCCTGCGCGGTGCTGGCGCTTCCCGGCTGCGCCACGAGCAAGGCGGCGACCTGCGACACGCCTCCCCCCTTCTTCGCTCGGCTGGATGCGGCGGCGGACGGCGTCAATCCAGACGCCCAGGGCCGCTCGCTGCCCACCGTGGTTCAGCTCCTCCAGATCAAGGACAGCGTCAAGCTGGAGCGAGCCAGCTTCCAGAAGCTCTGGACGGAGCCCAAGGTCATCCTCGGTGAGGATCTCCTGCTCTCGGCGGAGCTCGTCGCGGCGCCAGGCCGCGAGACGGGGCAGTGGGTGCAGCGGGATCCCAAGGCCCGGTTCGTGGCGGCCATCGGGCTCTTCCGCCAGCCCCTGGGCTACTCGTGGCTCGCCGTCGCCAAGCTCCCGCCCGTCCCCTCCAGTCAGTGCGAGGAGCAACCCGCGGGTGAGCGCGGCGCCACTCCCAGCCCCGAAGACACCCAACTCCGCTTCAAGCTCCAGGGCTATCAGATCGACTACCTGCGCCCTTCGAGGAGAACGCCATGA
- a CDS encoding OmpA family protein, whose translation MLASSVTLAQEPPPFDSFELERLDLNPGAAGSLLMGTGELLPAGDFRFSAVGHYQHNPFVFSRDGQVVPIVGSRATTHLAAAYAPFSWLELGVQLPIVVLQTGTDLSGEGIARPASSGLSTPTVSARVGLVSQQAGSWGDLALEMGVGAPMGSAPGFARDEGLRYAPRVMIGRRFGWFRVAVDSRLMVRPVLTPYEERALARAAVGNEAQVGLALAMVGQRTRWELDLRGTFPLVKQPSSVELFLGPRYLVNPSVEVFALAGLGSGAAPGTPLFRVLLGAAFGRVVPPRLSDESSVTCAPELEHSAEECPDMDEDSDGVPNGLDQCDEQAGTPERQGCPWTDLDRDGIEDKLDACPAEVGVAAWKGCPMPDQDKDGIEDGRDVCPSEPGPEISRGCPLKDRDLDGIEDDIDQCPDLAGPPERQGCPESDLDRDNIANVVDTCAREPGPVDNHGCPAHEVPLVSLTRQKIELTDKVFFVPGQPRIVERSFPVLNWVAKVMLEHPDLPLVVVGAHTDDRGNALDNQRQSQARAEEVRKYLIQRGVAPERLEAKGYGQSRPLYSNATSIGRENNRRIEFIIVARQ comes from the coding sequence GTGCTCGCTTCGTCCGTCACGCTCGCGCAGGAGCCGCCGCCTTTCGACAGCTTCGAGCTGGAGCGGCTGGATTTGAACCCTGGCGCCGCGGGCTCGCTCCTCATGGGAACCGGGGAGCTGTTGCCCGCGGGGGACTTCCGGTTCTCCGCGGTGGGGCATTATCAGCACAACCCCTTCGTGTTCTCCCGGGACGGGCAGGTTGTCCCCATCGTGGGGAGCCGGGCGACGACGCATCTGGCCGCGGCCTATGCTCCGTTCTCCTGGCTCGAGCTGGGGGTGCAGCTCCCCATCGTGGTGTTGCAGACAGGGACGGACCTGAGCGGGGAGGGCATCGCCCGGCCCGCCTCCTCGGGGCTGTCGACACCGACGGTGAGCGCCCGGGTGGGGCTGGTCTCCCAGCAGGCCGGCTCCTGGGGAGATCTGGCGCTGGAGATGGGCGTGGGGGCTCCCATGGGGAGCGCTCCCGGGTTCGCTCGAGATGAAGGGCTTCGTTATGCGCCTCGGGTGATGATCGGCCGGCGGTTCGGCTGGTTCCGCGTCGCGGTGGATTCGCGGCTCATGGTTCGGCCCGTCCTCACGCCGTACGAGGAGCGCGCTCTGGCTCGGGCTGCCGTGGGTAATGAGGCTCAGGTCGGGCTTGCCCTGGCGATGGTGGGGCAGCGCACCCGGTGGGAGCTCGATCTGCGAGGGACCTTCCCGCTGGTGAAGCAGCCCAGCTCGGTGGAGCTGTTCCTCGGGCCTCGGTACCTGGTGAACCCCTCCGTGGAGGTGTTCGCGCTCGCGGGGCTGGGGAGTGGCGCGGCTCCGGGAACGCCCTTGTTCCGAGTCCTGCTCGGGGCGGCGTTCGGTCGCGTGGTGCCGCCGCGGCTTTCCGACGAGTCCTCGGTGACCTGTGCTCCAGAGCTCGAGCACTCGGCGGAGGAGTGCCCGGACATGGACGAGGACAGTGACGGGGTGCCGAACGGGCTGGATCAGTGCGATGAGCAGGCAGGGACGCCCGAGCGACAGGGCTGTCCGTGGACCGACCTCGACAGGGATGGCATCGAGGACAAGCTGGATGCGTGCCCCGCGGAAGTAGGGGTGGCTGCCTGGAAGGGCTGTCCGATGCCTGATCAGGACAAGGATGGCATCGAGGACGGACGGGATGTCTGTCCTTCGGAGCCGGGGCCGGAGATCTCCCGAGGCTGTCCGCTGAAGGATCGGGACCTGGATGGGATCGAGGACGACATCGATCAGTGTCCGGACCTGGCGGGCCCTCCGGAGCGTCAGGGCTGCCCGGAGTCGGACCTGGACCGGGACAACATCGCCAATGTGGTGGATACCTGCGCCAGGGAGCCGGGCCCTGTGGACAACCATGGGTGCCCCGCGCACGAGGTGCCGCTCGTCTCCCTCACCAGGCAGAAGATCGAGCTGACGGACAAGGTCTTCTTCGTTCCCGGGCAGCCTCGAATCGTCGAGCGCTCCTTCCCGGTGTTGAACTGGGTGGCCAAGGTGATGCTCGAGCACCCCGACCTGCCGCTCGTCGTGGTGGGAGCGCATACCGACGATCGGGGAAATGCGCTCGATAATCAGCGCCAGTCGCAAGCTCGCGCGGAGGAGGTCCGGAAGTACCTCATCCAGCGTGGTGTTGCGCCCGAGCGGCTGGAGGCCAAGGGCTACGGCCAGAGCCGCCCCCTCTACAGCAACGCCACATCCATTGGTCGCGAGAACAACCGCCGCATCGAGTTCATCATCGTGGCCCGGCAGTGA
- a CDS encoding serine/threonine protein kinase, with protein sequence MEIGKYRLIHKLATGGMAEVFLAKAAGPMGFEKLLVVKRILPHLATEPTFVEMFLTEARLAAQLNHPNIVQIFDFGESEGTYFLAMEYIDGPNLREIIRRSSAVGLALPLAFCARIVSAACEGLAFAHGYRDPSTRQPLNIIHRDISPDNILLSRQGAVKVVDFGIAKAAGLSPHTQAGVVKGKLAYMAPEQLRNEPLDPRADVYALGVVFYELLTGLKPFIATSDAGMVQAILFELQVPVLQRRPDVPEALQRILNRALAKERERRYPDCASFQTDLEEFILSTARPMGAPQVAQIVSMMTAGIDNPHPTVQTLSSAPSNPRLALPQRPLELTAAARPSQLILRNGAQAPQTSILQVAPPPESPPPQRQGRSEKEMVWVARAGILLFLLGSGLLIHRHSPRAGENPVPPPATPPVAPAPPVSAPASSGPSPSKPEPRLEEPGDVGSGAAPREAPPRPVPEGRKPSSMGSPRSSEDTEPPKAGQGTLDLRVVPEAKLFLNGWQMGPAPEKPFPLDAGQYAVRLVNDKLRKDVTRHITVAVGQTTQLEVNLLLEK encoded by the coding sequence ATGGAGATCGGTAAGTACCGCCTGATTCACAAGCTCGCCACCGGAGGCATGGCCGAGGTGTTCCTCGCCAAGGCCGCCGGTCCCATGGGCTTCGAGAAGCTGCTGGTCGTCAAGCGCATCCTGCCGCACCTGGCCACCGAGCCCACGTTCGTGGAGATGTTCCTCACCGAGGCCCGCCTGGCCGCGCAGCTCAACCACCCGAACATCGTCCAGATCTTCGACTTCGGTGAGTCCGAGGGCACCTACTTCCTGGCCATGGAGTACATCGACGGGCCCAACCTCAGGGAGATCATCCGGCGCTCCAGCGCCGTGGGGCTGGCGTTGCCGCTCGCGTTCTGCGCTCGCATCGTCTCGGCCGCCTGCGAGGGCCTGGCCTTTGCCCATGGCTACCGGGATCCCTCCACCCGGCAGCCCCTGAACATCATCCACCGCGACATCAGCCCCGATAACATCCTGCTGTCCAGGCAGGGGGCCGTGAAGGTGGTGGACTTCGGCATCGCCAAGGCCGCGGGACTGAGCCCCCACACCCAGGCAGGCGTGGTGAAGGGCAAGCTGGCGTACATGGCGCCCGAGCAGCTCCGCAACGAGCCGCTGGACCCGCGCGCGGATGTGTATGCGCTCGGGGTCGTCTTCTATGAGCTGCTGACGGGGCTCAAGCCCTTCATCGCCACGTCGGATGCGGGCATGGTCCAGGCCATCCTCTTCGAGCTGCAGGTGCCCGTCCTGCAGCGCCGGCCCGATGTGCCGGAGGCTCTCCAGCGCATCCTGAATCGAGCCCTCGCCAAGGAGCGTGAGCGGCGCTACCCGGACTGCGCGTCCTTCCAGACGGACCTGGAGGAGTTCATCCTGTCCACGGCCAGGCCCATGGGGGCTCCACAGGTTGCCCAGATCGTCTCCATGATGACGGCGGGAATCGACAATCCTCATCCCACGGTCCAGACCCTCAGCTCCGCGCCCAGCAATCCGAGGCTCGCCCTGCCTCAGCGTCCGCTCGAGCTCACCGCGGCCGCGCGCCCTTCGCAGCTCATTCTGCGCAACGGCGCTCAAGCTCCTCAGACTTCCATCCTCCAGGTCGCTCCTCCACCGGAGAGCCCTCCTCCCCAGCGCCAGGGACGCTCGGAGAAGGAGATGGTCTGGGTCGCGCGCGCCGGCATCCTGCTCTTCCTGCTCGGATCGGGCCTGCTCATCCACCGACATTCCCCGCGGGCAGGCGAGAACCCGGTACCTCCTCCTGCCACGCCCCCGGTGGCACCCGCGCCTCCTGTCAGCGCGCCTGCGTCCAGTGGGCCGAGCCCCAGCAAGCCAGAGCCGCGTCTCGAGGAGCCAGGCGACGTGGGGAGCGGCGCTGCTCCACGGGAGGCTCCGCCCAGGCCCGTTCCAGAGGGCCGCAAGCCCTCGAGCATGGGGAGCCCCCGTTCTTCCGAGGACACGGAGCCTCCGAAAGCGGGGCAGGGGACCCTGGACCTTCGAGTCGTGCCTGAGGCCAAGCTGTTCCTGAACGGGTGGCAGATGGGCCCAGCTCCGGAGAAGCCTTTTCCGCTCGATGCAGGTCAGTACGCCGTGAGGCTCGTCAATGACAAGCTGCGCAAGGATGTGACCCGCCACATCACGGTGGCCGTGGGGCAGACCACCCAGCTCGAGGTCAACCTGCTCTTGGAGAAGTAG
- a CDS encoding response regulator has protein sequence MGHSSGSSILLVEDNEDIREGLSTLLEPEGYDVTAVGTAEEGLVQLETRRFDLVITDYMLPGENGGWMVEQAAKRSCLGNARVLMITAHPRVVPPPGVRILHKPLDIHALLRAVGDELAVGLQHKVKAS, from the coding sequence GTGGGCCACAGCTCTGGATCGAGCATCCTCCTCGTTGAGGACAATGAGGACATTCGCGAGGGGCTGAGCACCCTGCTGGAGCCGGAGGGGTATGACGTGACGGCTGTTGGCACGGCGGAGGAGGGGCTCGTGCAGCTCGAGACCCGACGCTTCGACCTGGTCATCACGGACTACATGCTGCCGGGCGAGAACGGGGGCTGGATGGTGGAGCAGGCGGCGAAGCGGAGCTGCCTCGGAAACGCGCGGGTGTTGATGATCACCGCCCACCCGCGGGTGGTGCCACCGCCGGGGGTACGCATCCTCCACAAGCCGCTGGACATCCACGCGCTCCTGCGAGCGGTGGGAGACGAGCTCGCGGTGGGTCTTCAGCACAAGGTGAAGGCCAGCTGA